One part of the Rutidosis leptorrhynchoides isolate AG116_Rl617_1_P2 chromosome 1, CSIRO_AGI_Rlap_v1, whole genome shotgun sequence genome encodes these proteins:
- the LOC139882073 gene encoding BTB/POZ domain-containing protein FBL11-like, producing MLYIGGCKGINMTSFSKHMSQAYKLKNLCLRETEVVDNCLLNFSGSSLEDLDVSNTKVSTAAVAYVIARNSSLKCLKARGCNNLHLQTEGEFFFGQKLVL from the exons ATGCTGTATATTGGCGGCTGCAAAG GCATCAACATGACTTCTTTTTCCAAGCATATGTCTCAAGCATACAAATTGAAGAATCTTTGTTTGAGGGAAACTGAAGTGGTTGATAACTGCCTTTTAAATTTCTCTGGTTCTTCATTAGAGGATCTTGATGTTTCCAATACCAAG GTTTCTACTGCTGCTGTGGCTTATGTTATCGCTAGAAATTCTAGTTTGAAATGTTTAAAAGCTCGAGGATGTAACAATTTACACCTGCAAACTGAAGGGGAATTTTTTTTTGGGCAAAAACTTGTACTTTGA